A region of Pyxidicoccus parkwaysis DNA encodes the following proteins:
- a CDS encoding (2Fe-2S) ferredoxin domain-containing protein, with protein MKRYRLSVCKGSSCKANGADAVYAEARDSLSAGKLVPRCELYRGGCYGFCHMGPNVVVREDTGRKRDPLSPEDYQLMGWPGEVYYSHMTPEKMRRVVEEHIGKDAPVKELFGQPDSDSGED; from the coding sequence ATGAAGCGCTACCGCCTGTCCGTGTGCAAGGGCTCGAGCTGCAAGGCCAACGGTGCGGACGCCGTGTACGCCGAGGCGAGGGACTCCCTGTCCGCCGGGAAGCTGGTGCCGCGCTGTGAGCTGTACCGGGGCGGCTGCTACGGCTTCTGCCACATGGGGCCCAACGTCGTCGTGCGCGAGGACACCGGCCGCAAGAGGGACCCGCTCTCCCCCGAGGACTACCAGCTCATGGGCTGGCCCGGCGAGGTGTACTACTCGCACATGACGCCGGAGAAGATGCGGCGCGTGGTGGAGGAGCACATCGGCAAGGACGCGCCGGTGAAGGAGCTCTTCGGCCAGCCGGACTCGGACTCCGGCGAGGACTGA
- a CDS encoding linalool dehydratase/isomerase domain-containing protein, with product MKRSLPLLLMAIVLWLPVLHFIFRPSAPRELAPELASRMRALAMQDDSPERDVLRRNNPEWDLMVRTFNVLSFANLALREPDRKSEHLAVIDAVIARTLRDERQGQEFFLLPYVHRARFKDPHGRSLFVDGELALMLAARQMVEPRDDLAPLLRERIDIVTGELERAPALVAESYPNEGWTFCNTVALAALRLSDIVDGRDHSELRRRWLESARKKLVDERTGLLISSFTFEGARLDGPEGSTLWLVAHMLQLVDEDFAKAQYQRARQELIGEALGFAWAAEWPVHESRPEDIDSGPTIPLVNANAGSSGLALVGAAAFGDEALLTGLVTSLRFAAFPMTDGEGLRFAAGNALADAVLLYSLVEGPLWKRALEPRHLEARP from the coding sequence ATGAAACGCAGCCTCCCGCTGTTGCTCATGGCCATCGTCCTGTGGCTCCCGGTGCTTCACTTCATCTTCCGTCCCTCGGCTCCGCGCGAGCTTGCGCCCGAGCTGGCGTCCCGGATGCGCGCGCTCGCGATGCAGGACGACAGTCCCGAGCGCGACGTGCTCCGCCGCAACAACCCGGAGTGGGACTTGATGGTGCGCACCTTCAACGTGCTCTCCTTCGCGAACCTCGCGCTGCGGGAGCCGGACCGGAAGTCCGAGCACCTCGCCGTCATCGACGCCGTCATCGCCCGCACGCTGCGCGACGAGCGCCAGGGCCAGGAGTTCTTCCTCCTGCCCTACGTCCACCGCGCCCGCTTCAAGGACCCGCACGGGCGTAGCCTCTTCGTGGACGGAGAGCTCGCGCTCATGCTCGCCGCGCGACAGATGGTCGAGCCCCGGGACGACCTGGCGCCGCTGCTTCGAGAGCGCATCGACATCGTCACCGGTGAGCTGGAGCGTGCGCCCGCGCTCGTCGCGGAGAGCTACCCCAACGAGGGTTGGACTTTCTGCAACACCGTTGCGCTCGCGGCGCTGCGGCTCTCGGACATCGTCGATGGCAGGGACCACTCCGAGCTGCGTCGACGCTGGCTGGAGTCCGCGCGGAAGAAGCTGGTGGATGAACGCACCGGACTGCTCATCTCGAGCTTCACCTTCGAGGGCGCGAGACTCGATGGGCCGGAGGGCTCCACGCTGTGGCTGGTCGCGCACATGCTCCAGCTCGTGGACGAGGACTTCGCGAAGGCCCAGTACCAGCGCGCCCGTCAGGAGCTCATCGGCGAGGCGCTCGGCTTCGCCTGGGCCGCAGAGTGGCCGGTGCATGAGTCCAGGCCGGAAGACATCGACTCGGGGCCCACCATTCCGCTGGTGAATGCCAACGCGGGCTCCAGCGGACTCGCGCTCGTCGGCGCGGCGGCCTTCGGCGATGAGGCGCTGCTCACGGGCCTCGTCACCAGCCTGCGCTTCGCCGCGTTCCCCATGACGGACGGCGAGGGCCTGCGCTTCGCCGCGGGCAATGCGCTCGCGGACGCCGTGCTGCTGTACTCGCTCGTGGAAGGGCCACTTTGGAAACGCGCGCTGGAGCCCCGTCACCTGGAGGCGCGCCCATGA
- a CDS encoding adenylate/guanylate cyclase domain-containing protein, with the protein MAVSFGCVLGLMVYLRAPGLAEPREDATGWSLSTVFDTAQAWLDGWERVSYDWRVRELGERSERPDEAVVVAIDDETLAEARQDDRPGVATQPWPRQLVGGMVHRLVEEGALLVLVDLPFTELSPNSCVDPRLSPQPAPNDDAGFRAMLDRDSGRALLAFSWESQGPRVLPPASRLWPYRVKLGSYATPAEARTRAQAVLAVQRPAFLIPAGSQVEVWGGATDEVDGHALGIRLGVSSAAIEERRAADDAWRMGPTDLFVSLAEVQVEGLDPTKLLEVRHLQHPVAPLMGGGSGYGSVTLPADPDGVVRAIPQLVAYTVRGQRHVLPSLPLAAAMRLADTRTLRYADGVLHVGDAYAVPMDASGFSLLRWDAPTAGRGSRGSLSRSIRAWNVLLNVFDVASERPARFDNDLEGRTVVLTRTAGEGGHLRSTPIGPETPGGAILGQALANILRSQGITRAQPDLDFMLTAGLAFSGAFLALSLSFLLRSVRGAVLYVGILVAAAAGYAAGAAYVFIEQRLWIAMAGPLLAMVGAFVVTLLYAFSTENEVRDFVQNALGRYVSPEVARLVTRDLNLMRPERRKMSVYICDIEGFTRLSEGLSPEQLVGLFNEYLTEMAAVVRSTAGQVDKYIGDSVMSFWGAPVRTDRHAHLACEAALKLRVVLEEKQDGWEKKFGRRLSFRAGIDTGEVVVGDMGSQLKSNYTVLGDAVGLAARLESVNKVYGTWVLVGDATAQLASDSYVFRMVDHVRFKGRSQPVRVHELLGRRGEITPRMQALLALYEQALTAYHQRRFAEAHVLFERASMDFKDSVAAVYVARCARFIVTPPPADWDGVHGLEDPGPTAVAA; encoded by the coding sequence ATGGCGGTCAGCTTCGGCTGCGTGCTGGGCCTCATGGTCTACCTGCGCGCGCCCGGCCTGGCCGAGCCCCGGGAAGACGCCACGGGCTGGTCGCTCTCCACCGTCTTCGACACCGCCCAGGCGTGGCTCGACGGGTGGGAGCGCGTCTCGTACGACTGGCGCGTGCGCGAACTGGGCGAGCGCAGCGAGCGGCCGGACGAGGCGGTGGTGGTGGCCATCGACGACGAGACGCTCGCCGAGGCCCGGCAGGACGACCGGCCAGGCGTCGCCACGCAGCCGTGGCCCCGCCAGCTGGTGGGCGGCATGGTGCACCGGCTGGTGGAGGAGGGTGCCCTGCTGGTGCTGGTGGACCTGCCCTTCACGGAGCTGAGCCCCAACTCCTGCGTGGACCCCCGGCTGTCGCCGCAGCCCGCGCCGAATGACGACGCCGGCTTCCGCGCGATGCTGGACCGGGACTCCGGGCGCGCGCTCCTGGCCTTCTCCTGGGAGTCGCAGGGCCCACGCGTGCTGCCACCCGCCAGCCGCCTGTGGCCGTACCGCGTGAAGCTGGGCAGCTACGCCACGCCCGCCGAGGCCCGCACTCGCGCGCAGGCCGTGCTCGCCGTGCAGCGCCCCGCGTTCCTCATCCCCGCCGGCAGCCAGGTGGAGGTGTGGGGCGGCGCCACCGACGAGGTGGACGGCCATGCGCTGGGCATCCGCCTGGGCGTGAGCTCCGCCGCGATTGAGGAACGCCGCGCCGCGGACGACGCCTGGCGCATGGGCCCCACGGACCTGTTCGTGTCGCTGGCGGAGGTGCAGGTGGAGGGGCTGGACCCGACGAAGCTGCTGGAGGTGCGCCACCTCCAGCACCCCGTGGCCCCGCTGATGGGCGGCGGCAGCGGCTATGGCTCCGTCACGCTCCCGGCGGACCCGGATGGGGTGGTGCGCGCCATTCCGCAGCTCGTGGCCTACACCGTGCGCGGACAGCGGCACGTGCTGCCCTCGCTGCCGCTCGCCGCGGCCATGCGCCTGGCCGACACGCGCACGCTGCGCTACGCCGACGGAGTGCTGCACGTGGGGGACGCGTATGCGGTGCCCATGGACGCGTCGGGCTTCAGCCTGCTGCGCTGGGACGCACCCACGGCGGGCCGGGGCTCGCGGGGCTCGCTGTCGCGCTCCATCCGCGCTTGGAACGTGCTGCTCAACGTCTTCGACGTGGCGAGCGAGCGCCCCGCGCGCTTCGACAACGATTTGGAGGGCCGCACCGTCGTCCTCACGCGCACGGCGGGGGAGGGCGGCCACCTGCGCTCCACGCCCATCGGTCCGGAGACGCCGGGCGGGGCCATCCTCGGACAGGCGCTGGCGAACATCCTCCGCTCACAGGGCATCACCCGGGCGCAGCCGGACCTCGATTTCATGCTCACGGCGGGCCTGGCCTTCTCGGGGGCCTTCCTGGCGCTGTCGCTCAGCTTCCTGCTGCGCTCGGTGCGTGGCGCGGTGCTGTACGTGGGCATCCTCGTCGCGGCCGCGGCGGGCTACGCGGCGGGGGCGGCGTATGTCTTCATCGAGCAGCGGCTGTGGATTGCCATGGCGGGTCCGCTGCTGGCCATGGTGGGCGCGTTCGTCGTGACGCTCCTCTACGCCTTCAGCACCGAGAACGAGGTGCGCGACTTCGTGCAGAACGCGCTCGGCCGCTACGTCAGCCCCGAGGTGGCGCGGCTGGTGACGCGGGACCTGAACCTGATGCGCCCCGAGCGGCGCAAGATGTCCGTGTACATCTGCGACATCGAGGGCTTCACGCGGCTGTCGGAGGGCCTGTCCCCGGAGCAGCTCGTGGGCCTCTTCAACGAGTACCTCACGGAGATGGCCGCGGTGGTGCGCTCCACGGCGGGGCAGGTGGACAAGTACATCGGCGACTCGGTGATGTCCTTCTGGGGCGCGCCCGTGCGCACGGACCGGCACGCGCACCTGGCCTGCGAGGCGGCGCTGAAGCTGCGCGTGGTGCTCGAGGAGAAGCAGGACGGGTGGGAGAAGAAGTTCGGCCGCCGCCTGAGCTTCCGCGCCGGCATCGACACGGGCGAGGTGGTGGTGGGCGACATGGGCAGCCAGCTCAAGTCCAACTACACCGTGCTCGGTGACGCGGTGGGGCTGGCCGCGCGGCTGGAGTCCGTCAACAAGGTGTACGGCACCTGGGTGCTGGTGGGTGATGCGACGGCGCAGCTGGCCAGCGACAGCTACGTGTTCCGCATGGTGGACCACGTGCGCTTCAAGGGGCGCTCTCAGCCGGTGCGCGTCCACGAGCTGCTGGGGCGCCGTGGCGAAATCACCCCGCGGATGCAGGCGTTGCTCGCGCTCTACGAGCAGGCCCTGACGGCGTACCACCAGCGGCGCTTCGCCGAGGCCCATGTCCTCTTCGAGCGCGCCAGCATGGACTTCAAGGACTCCGTCGCCGCCGTGTACGTGGCCCGCTGCGCGCGCTTCATCGTGACGCCGCCGCCCGCGGACTGGGATGGCGTGCACGGGCTGGAAGACCCGGGCCCCACCGCCGTCGCGGCGTGA
- a CDS encoding YtxH domain-containing protein: MVNLNTLKKMDKDDLLNLIGLETRRDTAETILPVLGAFAAGILVGAGLGLLLAPKRGTELREDLRQRLASGQEYLNNAVGRVAETAQQQGVAPSRTT; this comes from the coding sequence ATGGTGAACCTCAACACCCTCAAGAAGATGGACAAGGATGACCTGCTGAACCTCATCGGTCTGGAGACGCGCCGCGACACGGCGGAGACGATCCTTCCGGTGCTGGGCGCCTTCGCGGCCGGCATCCTGGTGGGCGCCGGCCTGGGGCTGCTGCTGGCGCCGAAGCGGGGCACCGAGCTCCGGGAGGACCTGCGGCAGCGGCTGGCGAGCGGTCAGGAGTACCTGAACAACGCCGTGGGCCGCGTCGCGGAGACGGCGCAGCAGCAGGGCGTGGCGCCGTCGCGCACCACCTGA
- a CDS encoding DUF3618 domain-containing protein → MAASNGLPKSANPQSAAALRAEIERTRAELATHVSALREEVAVAADWRQWVRRHPHACIGAAFVVGFWLGSRR, encoded by the coding sequence ATGGCCGCTAGCAATGGATTGCCCAAGTCCGCCAACCCCCAGAGCGCCGCGGCGCTCCGGGCGGAAATCGAGCGCACGCGCGCGGAGCTGGCCACGCACGTGAGCGCCCTGCGCGAGGAGGTGGCGGTGGCCGCCGACTGGCGCCAGTGGGTGCGCCGCCATCCGCACGCGTGCATCGGCGCGGCCTTCGTCGTGGGTTTCTGGCTGGGCTCGCGCCGCTGA
- a CDS encoding phage holin family protein, which produces MHVGSEQTERGISALVGRMADGFSRLVTQHLQLARLELAEDVKATGLDVAMIAAFVPFILVGYAFVCGAIAALLSTWLGWAGALGAVGLVNLAGGAGGALWAVKRLKERRVMNDSTDELSRSMAALTQSPMAAPVNTLRDANSEYFKEPRNGR; this is translated from the coding sequence ATGCACGTGGGGAGTGAACAGACCGAGCGCGGCATCTCCGCGCTCGTCGGGCGCATGGCGGACGGCTTCAGCCGTTTGGTGACGCAGCACCTGCAGCTCGCCCGGCTGGAGCTCGCGGAGGACGTGAAGGCCACCGGCCTGGACGTGGCGATGATTGCCGCCTTCGTGCCCTTCATCCTCGTGGGCTATGCCTTCGTGTGCGGAGCGATTGCCGCGCTGCTGTCCACGTGGCTCGGCTGGGCCGGGGCGCTGGGCGCGGTGGGGCTCGTCAACCTCGCGGGCGGCGCCGGCGGCGCGCTCTGGGCCGTGAAGCGGCTGAAGGAGCGCCGGGTGATGAACGACAGCACGGACGAGCTGTCGCGCAGCATGGCCGCGCTGACCCAGTCCCCGATGGCCGCTCCCGTGAATACGCTCCGGGACGCCAACAGCGAGTACTTCAAGGAGCCGCGGAATGGCCGCTAG
- a CDS encoding endonuclease/exonuclease/phosphatase family protein, producing the protein MELTLVSYNIHSGIGTDGRFDLARVGSVIREVGADIVALQEVGDFRNVTPREDQPEHLADMLGMHMAFGPNVVRNGRRYGNAILSRLPILKSKNYDLSVGRREPRGALRCDLDLGAGKQLHVFSLHLGLRLAERRRQEALLLSADILREAARKDPLVVCGDFNYLGNGPVPSLVRQAIHDVALELKAPARTYPTRMPMLRLDRIYVDAGVRPLDIHPHRTLTSRVASDHLPLVLRFEAPISVEGPHSLPVQLIG; encoded by the coding sequence GTGGAGCTGACCCTCGTCTCGTACAACATCCATAGCGGCATCGGCACCGATGGCCGCTTCGACCTGGCGCGCGTGGGCTCGGTGATTCGCGAGGTGGGCGCGGACATCGTCGCCCTCCAGGAGGTGGGCGACTTCCGCAACGTCACGCCGAGGGAGGACCAGCCCGAGCACCTCGCGGACATGCTCGGCATGCACATGGCCTTCGGCCCCAACGTGGTGCGCAACGGCCGGCGCTACGGCAACGCGATTCTCTCGCGGCTGCCCATCCTCAAGTCGAAGAACTATGACCTGAGCGTGGGACGCCGCGAGCCGCGGGGCGCGCTGCGGTGCGACCTGGACCTGGGCGCCGGCAAGCAGCTCCACGTCTTCAGCCTGCACCTGGGGCTGCGGCTGGCGGAGCGGCGCCGGCAGGAGGCGCTGCTCCTGTCCGCGGACATCCTCCGCGAGGCCGCGCGCAAGGACCCACTGGTGGTGTGCGGGGACTTCAACTACCTGGGCAACGGCCCGGTGCCCTCGCTGGTGCGCCAGGCCATCCACGACGTGGCGCTGGAGCTGAAGGCTCCGGCGCGCACGTATCCCACCCGGATGCCCATGCTGCGGTTGGACCGCATCTACGTGGACGCGGGGGTGCGCCCGCTGGACATCCACCCCCACCGCACCCTGACGAGCCGTGTGGCCTCGGACCACCTGCCGTTGGTGCTGCGCTTCGAGGCACCCATCTCCGTGGAAGGGCCCCACTCTCTCCCCGTGCAGCTCATCGGCTAG
- a CDS encoding M23 family metallopeptidase, which produces MGGAAPTTSAPTAPAAKAAASAAAAPTVSAPESPPLAEGRPLLTLQPGAAKPGDPVLVLVRGMAELPSGTLAGRPLNFFPWGEGFMAITGLPVEMAPGVAPVKVLGPAAPGAAPLELTGTLDVVEPGYPARELKVSGKYVEPPASVKARMAADRRAFAQAFSQSFAAPIFEQNFAWPRQDRITAPFGDRRTFNGKLSSQHFGVDIDGDPGMPILAANDGVVVMSRDCYSSGKTVIVHHGGGLYTSYFHMSRIGVKNGTRVKQGQQLGLVGSTGRVTGPHLHWGVKVDGFWVDGEQLLRLDFFPPATPGVAAGSTQVGTP; this is translated from the coding sequence ATGGGCGGCGCCGCCCCCACCACCTCCGCGCCCACGGCCCCTGCCGCCAAGGCGGCCGCTTCCGCGGCGGCAGCGCCCACCGTCTCCGCGCCCGAGTCTCCGCCGCTCGCGGAGGGCCGTCCCCTCCTGACGCTGCAGCCCGGCGCGGCCAAGCCGGGAGACCCGGTGCTCGTCCTGGTGCGCGGCATGGCCGAGCTGCCCTCGGGCACGCTGGCGGGCCGGCCCCTGAACTTCTTCCCCTGGGGCGAGGGCTTCATGGCCATCACCGGCCTGCCGGTGGAGATGGCCCCGGGCGTCGCGCCCGTGAAGGTGCTGGGGCCCGCCGCGCCCGGCGCCGCGCCCCTGGAGCTGACGGGCACGCTGGACGTCGTGGAGCCCGGCTACCCCGCTCGCGAGCTGAAGGTGTCCGGCAAGTACGTGGAGCCGCCCGCGAGCGTGAAGGCCCGCATGGCCGCGGACCGCCGCGCCTTCGCCCAGGCCTTCTCCCAGTCCTTCGCCGCGCCCATCTTCGAGCAGAACTTCGCCTGGCCGCGCCAGGACCGCATCACCGCGCCCTTCGGTGACCGGCGCACCTTCAACGGCAAGCTGTCCAGCCAGCACTTCGGCGTGGACATCGACGGCGACCCGGGCATGCCCATCCTCGCCGCCAACGACGGCGTGGTGGTGATGTCGCGCGACTGCTACTCGTCCGGGAAGACGGTCATCGTCCACCACGGCGGCGGCCTCTACACCTCGTACTTCCACATGTCCCGCATCGGCGTGAAGAACGGCACGCGCGTGAAGCAGGGCCAGCAGCTCGGCCTCGTGGGCAGCACCGGCCGCGTCACCGGCCCGCACCTGCACTGGGGCGTGAAGGTGGATGGCTTCTGGGTGGACGGCGAGCAGCTGCTCCGCCTGGACTTCTTCCCTCCCGCCACGCCCGGCGTCGCCGCCGGGTCCACGCAGGTGGGCACGCCGTAG
- a CDS encoding enoyl-CoA hydratase/isomerase family protein has protein sequence MEVVGEAAGEVRYEVQGAQAHLTIDRPKARNALSPAVVRGLISGLERAEADAAVRVVVLTGAGEKVFCAGGDLGQMAGDEGFLATHEGRRSYGKLLSRFQEARKPTVARVNGHALAGGLGLVLACDLAVAVEGADFGTPEIDVGLFPMMMMALLQRHVGRKRALELVLTGDRLPAREALALGLVNRVVPAAELDAAVGALAGKLAGKSQAVMALGRRAFFTAEDMPLPAALEYLASQLSLNVLADDAGEGISAFLEKRPPKWNDR, from the coding sequence ATGGAAGTCGTCGGAGAAGCCGCCGGAGAAGTCCGCTACGAAGTCCAGGGCGCCCAAGCGCACCTGACCATCGACCGGCCCAAGGCCCGCAACGCGCTGTCTCCCGCCGTGGTGCGGGGCCTGATTTCGGGCCTGGAGCGCGCCGAGGCCGACGCCGCCGTCCGCGTGGTGGTGCTCACCGGCGCGGGCGAGAAGGTGTTCTGCGCGGGTGGAGATTTGGGCCAGATGGCCGGGGACGAGGGCTTCCTGGCCACGCACGAGGGACGGCGCTCCTACGGGAAGCTGCTGTCGCGTTTCCAGGAGGCGAGGAAGCCCACCGTGGCCCGCGTCAACGGCCACGCGCTGGCGGGCGGCCTGGGGCTGGTGCTCGCGTGTGATTTGGCCGTCGCGGTGGAGGGCGCGGACTTCGGGACGCCCGAAATCGACGTGGGCCTCTTCCCGATGATGATGATGGCGCTCCTGCAGCGGCACGTGGGCCGCAAGCGCGCGCTGGAATTGGTGCTCACCGGAGACCGGCTGCCGGCGCGCGAGGCGCTGGCGCTGGGCCTGGTCAACCGGGTGGTGCCCGCGGCGGAGCTGGACGCCGCGGTGGGGGCGCTGGCGGGGAAGCTGGCCGGCAAGAGCCAGGCGGTGATGGCGCTGGGGCGCCGCGCCTTCTTCACCGCGGAGGACATGCCGCTGCCCGCCGCGCTGGAGTACCTGGCGTCGCAGCTGTCGCTGAACGTGCTCGCGGACGACGCGGGCGAGGGCATCTCCGCGTTCCTGGAGAAGCGCCCGCCGAAGTGGAACGACCGCTGA
- a CDS encoding TetR/AcrR family transcriptional regulator, with amino-acid sequence MGQQSKTAAENGSRESERRRTILRAAIDVFARKGYHGCRIADVAKEAGVAYGLVYHYFKNKDELLETVFDTGWSGFVTRVRAVVETEGTLAEKVRGIVDVAFEAYRVDPRAVKVLILEIARSPAGSRINRQTAFVDAIRLSSGLFAQAQASGELRADMDPQLAAALLFGNIEMGLTAFVVGLTDSRDAANLERAKAQIADSFLYGVLTESQGEEVPAWKSSEKPPEKSATKSRAPKRT; translated from the coding sequence GTGGGTCAGCAGAGCAAGACGGCGGCGGAGAACGGCTCGCGCGAGAGCGAGCGCCGCCGCACCATCCTGCGCGCGGCCATCGACGTGTTCGCACGCAAGGGCTACCACGGGTGCCGCATCGCGGACGTCGCCAAGGAGGCGGGCGTCGCGTACGGGCTCGTCTACCACTACTTCAAGAACAAGGACGAGCTGCTGGAGACGGTGTTTGACACCGGCTGGAGCGGCTTCGTCACGCGCGTGCGCGCGGTGGTGGAGACGGAAGGGACGCTCGCGGAGAAGGTGCGCGGAATCGTCGACGTGGCCTTCGAGGCGTACCGGGTGGACCCGCGCGCGGTGAAGGTCCTCATCCTGGAGATTGCCCGCAGCCCGGCGGGCTCCCGCATCAACCGGCAGACGGCCTTCGTGGACGCCATCCGCCTGAGCTCGGGGCTCTTCGCCCAGGCGCAGGCGTCCGGGGAGCTGCGCGCGGACATGGACCCGCAGCTCGCCGCGGCCCTGCTCTTCGGCAACATCGAGATGGGGCTCACCGCCTTCGTGGTGGGGCTGACCGACTCGCGTGACGCCGCCAACCTCGAGCGGGCCAAGGCGCAGATTGCCGACTCCTTCCTCTACGGCGTCCTCACGGAATCCCAAGGTGAAGAGGTGCCCGCATGGAAGTCGTCGGAGAAGCCGCCGGAGAAGTCCGCTACGAAGTCCAGGGCGCCCAAGCGCACCTGA
- a CDS encoding helix-turn-helix domain-containing protein, which produces MSDLGKRIGQRIRELRTQRPERWTQEELAERAQISVSFLSMIERGERVPHVETLAALANALGVSLGELFTGTEQTLAQTEDLLRPLSDFARARGLTARDVDRLLGVARVMFSGSAA; this is translated from the coding sequence GTGTCGGACCTTGGAAAACGAATCGGCCAACGCATCCGCGAGCTCCGCACTCAGCGACCGGAGCGCTGGACTCAGGAAGAGCTCGCTGAGCGGGCGCAGATCAGCGTCTCCTTCCTTTCCATGATCGAGCGCGGTGAGCGGGTCCCCCATGTGGAGACGCTGGCCGCCCTGGCCAACGCGCTCGGCGTGAGCCTCGGTGAGCTCTTCACGGGAACGGAGCAGACCCTTGCCCAGACGGAGGACCTGCTGCGTCCGCTGTCTGACTTCGCACGCGCCCGGGGTCTCACGGCCCGGGACGTGGACCGCCTGCTCGGGGTCGCGCGGGTGATGTTCAGCGGCTCCGCCGCCTGA